Genomic segment of Salvia hispanica cultivar TCC Black 2014 chromosome 2, UniMelb_Shisp_WGS_1.0, whole genome shotgun sequence:
tcatgtcaaaaGGCTGTCAGAAGAAGCCGAGCGCAAGATGAAAGCACGAAAGTAAGTATGATTTCATGGAATTTTTCATGCTGTCAGAGTTAGCTCAACCTTCACCAACTTCAGGGATGGACATAACTTTTAGTAGTTTTTACTTATTAATATAATGATTTTGCATTAATGGGAGGTAAAATGAAGATTCTGTGTAACCTGACACAATCCTGCTGCTCACTTACCTGATGATATCAGTGGGTTGTTATCCTAAAAAATTCATGCTTCTCtgagaaaaatgatttttttttcgttggGGGGAAGGAATGGCTGGTGGGCTTTGGTCGACTGGGATACAGTACATAATGATGTGTGTGATTTTTGAAGACACTACAATGATTAGTTCAAAGTTAACTTGTAGCCATTTAGCATTGGTTCCATGGGTCCAAAGTTGGACTTATTCCTATCAGTTTGCTTCTTTAATCCTTTTCTTTTCGTGATAACAGAGCAATTGTGTTAGATCATCAGAATTCAGCTATGAAGAATCAAATGAGGGCATTTGCTGCTTCCGAGTGTAAGTGGTTTTTAATTACAATGCAAGTTCTCTGTCAGTTTCTCCacagtttttactttttaggcTTGGTTGTCAGTTACTACTGAAGTGGATATTGTTTTCAGTAAACAGCTACTGTTCTGGACttctgataaggctaattgcCTAATCAGGGTTTCCCCTAGAAAGTCATCttcactaaaaaaatcatgatttaTGACCAACCAAGTGACCGACTAGTCAACTCTAAATTTAAGGACAGTAATCTGCAATTGACTCTGTAACTAGTAAAAGGTGATATATTATAGTCATGAGatgggatggaaggagtatggAAGAACAACATTCTGCAGTTTTATGACTGATAGTTACAAGCTTTATGTTTGACACTGTGTAATTCTGTTCCAGCTACTCCGTGGAAAAGTTTCAAAAATCGGAAAGAACCTCCTTTCAAGAAGCCAAAATGTGAATCAACTCCAGGTGAATTGTAGGATGTAACTTGAAATATTCTAGACGTGAATCAAATCATGATTTAGTAGTTTGGCAACTGAGAGATTTCTGTATTTGGCTTTGTTACTGTTAATATATTTACCTTAATCCATATTCATGGTAACAGCTGCTGGACCTCCGAAATCTGTTTTCAAGCCTATATCAAATCTTTCTAAGGGCAGGCTCTCTTCTAGCTCACCTTTATCTTCCCAACCCGAGCAACTTGGCCCTTCAACGTCTCCAGTAGGAATTGGTGACCCTGTGAAGGGACAAACTGGTGTCTCAGATTTTGCAGCAACTCAAAATCTGAATAAAGCTTTGAGCTCTGAAAAAGATGCAGTCAACAGAAGGAATAGTACCATCAGTGACAAATCTAAGTTCAATTGGAATGATGAAGCCAAACCTGCTGATTTGAGAAGTCTGATTACTTCTCTACTCCTGGAGAATCAGTCTTCAGGAATGAGCCTAAAGGTATGCTGAcgtttaaacaattttttgtcGCTATTATGTTACTCCAATCTCCCCCCAAAGGAAAACTCAAAAGACACGTGGAAGGAGGGAGCCACAAATACAAGAGGAGTATGCACTTAAtatagaaattcaaaattaatttccaaTTCGTAGTTTCCTTCCACCTCTTGGCGGAGTACCCTCTTGACGTTTTTTCTTTGTCAGGCCTTGGAGAGGGCTGTCGAAAATGCTATACCCAACTCAGCTTGGAAAATTGAGCCCATACTGAAAAAAGTACGTGAATGATATTCTTGATAACAATGGTTAGAGAGACTTGAAATGTTTATGCTTATCTAATTTTTGGCGACAGATTGCGAGTTGTCAAGCACCTGGGAGATATTTCCTAAAAGCAGGAATAGAGATGGAAAGCTTTAAGAAGCTACCTCAAAGCGGAAGGTGTGCTTACTAGTCTCTTTTTTGTAATGTTTTTTGTGTGCTTATTGGTTGCTCGTGGGGatctaaatattatacatgtCTTCAGCTCTCCCGAAATTAATCGTGATCAGTCACCTGCACCTCAGAAGTTTGACCAACTTCCCGGTGAAGATCACATGAGTACAGATGCCAACAATGAAGAACTGGGTGAATTAAATCTTACACCTGCTCATACAGAAGACATCGTAGAGATAATAGGTAGTCAGAATTCACCTGATAATTTAAGTGACAAAAACGTTTCTAACAACAGCGAAGGTGCGGCAGGCAGCTCAAGTGATAGTGGAAGTGACAGTGACAGCGACACTGATAGTAGTGACAGTGGTAGTGATAGTGGCAAAAGTAAAAGTCGAAGCCCAGTAGGAAGTCGGAGTGGTAGTAGTAGTGACAGTGATACTGATTCATCTTCCAGCAGCAAGCAGGCATCTGATGAGGATTTAGATATTATGATATGTGATGATGAGAAAGAATCCAAACACAAAATGCTAGATCCACACCCGGCTGCATCGAGAGATCCTGGTCAGTGGAATAACTTAGATAATGACCCTGTTGAGACCGGGGATTCAGATATTCAGGATCCCTTTGGTGAGATTGAGATTGACATCGACATCGAGAAAGACTCTCCTGAATACAACCATGGCCTTGAAATACCCCGAGCTGATAATTTATTTGCCAGTAAAGAAGGCGAAGAAGCTAGTGAAGATCTCAAACCTTCTTCACCCGATCACTATGAACAACAAGAAAGACGAGTCTCTGAGAGAGAAGGATATGATGAATCAGGTGGCATGGTCAATGATGGCTTCAAACATGGTGAGTCTGGTGCTCAGGGAAGATCGTCAAAGGGAAATTCTAAAAGACGCTCTGATGATAAGCATTTGGAAGAAAGGGCACGCAGCAAAAAGAAGTCAAAGAGTAAAAACTCAATCGAACCAGTTTCAGGGACTATAAACTCTCTTTTCGGTGAGAGCCCTTACAACTCGTCCCCTGACAGGCCTCTGCAAGGCACAGACACGCAGCCTGTTGACCTAATGGACGACAGAACCTACAGAAATGATACAAATTATGCTGATCCACAAACAGATCCTAATCACCAAGCAATATCATACAGACCTGTTTCCGATTCTCAGCAGCCAGCTCAAAGATCTTTCGAAGCTCGTGGATGGACTGAGGCTCCTTCTGGAGGAAAAAGACCTGGTAAACAACACCGTTTGCAACCCAATAccagaaaatttgaaatgacagGGAAGGCGAAGGAGATTGGCCCTACTTCCAACTCATACTGGGGTTATTCTCCCAAGAGTAACAATCTGGGTACTGCCAATAGATCTCCAATGATGAATGGCAGGAATGCTGTACTTCGAAGAGAGCCTTCAGACTTAGAGTTGGGTGAATTTCGAGAACCTTTCCATGAGGAAACACCTCCGTCtaagaaaaaatttgaaaagaaaaattcttTTAAACATTTGGAAAACAAACAAAAGGATGCTGAATACTGGAACTCAGATTTCAGCGGAGGAAAAACATCTAATAAGATCCCAGCAGATCTGGGAAAAATGTCCTCACCAAACAATGTTGACGACCGTACAAGAACTCATCTCAGAAGCACTCAACCTCTTGATCCACCTCATCCGCCACGAGTGGATCTCAACTCCCAACAAAATATAGTACCAGAAGTGAGTGGTAAAACTAAATTTGCGGAAGCTGGAATGGGCAGGGCTGCTAGTGTTGAAGCCTATGGAGATACTTCCCAGAAAATTCCAGGTAATTCAGTAGAACAGCAGCATGATCCAATACGAGGTGTTAAACCCCGTGCCACAAAGCAAAGCAAGAAACAGAAGCCCAATAGGACAAGTGTCTCAAATGATAGACAGACAGTGATTGGGAGCTATGATAGCcatcaaaaaaagaaattgtctTCTTCAGATGATACCAGTTGTTCATTCACTAAATTTGAGAAGGATCAGCCTGAGCTGAAGGGTCCGATAAGAGATATTTCTCAGTAAGTATAAACAGTAATCTTATGGTTTTCTTGGAATAGATGATGATTTTTCATGGCATGAACTTATTTATGTGTTCCTTCATATTTCTGGCCAGTTATG
This window contains:
- the LOC125207853 gene encoding dentin sialophosphoprotein-like, whose amino-acid sequence is MYGASGKMGRGGGGGGKRNIHAPPTGRPTAAGRLSLGGGPRGRGGPPASTSSLQVEESFSLVREKPLNFGMAIKLTADLVEEIRRVEAQGGAACIKFGANASGNVIQVGDKTIKFTWSREPGDLCDIYEERQSGDSGNGLLVESGGTWRKVTVERELDESTKNHVKRLSEEAERKMKARKAIVLDHQNSAMKNQMRAFAASESTPWKSFKNRKEPPFKKPKCESTPAAGPPKSVFKPISNLSKGRLSSSSPLSSQPEQLGPSTSPVGIGDPVKGQTGVSDFAATQNLNKALSSEKDAVNRRNSTISDKSKFNWNDEAKPADLRSLITSLLLENQSSGMSLKALERAVENAIPNSAWKIEPILKKIASCQAPGRYFLKAGIEMESFKKLPQSGSSPEINRDQSPAPQKFDQLPGEDHMSTDANNEELGELNLTPAHTEDIVEIIGSQNSPDNLSDKNVSNNSEGAAGSSSDSGSDSDSDTDSSDSGSDSGKSKSRSPVGSRSGSSSDSDTDSSSSSKQASDEDLDIMICDDEKESKHKMLDPHPAASRDPGQWNNLDNDPVETGDSDIQDPFGEIEIDIDIEKDSPEYNHGLEIPRADNLFASKEGEEASEDLKPSSPDHYEQQERRVSEREGYDESGGMVNDGFKHGESGAQGRSSKGNSKRRSDDKHLEERARSKKKSKSKNSIEPVSGTINSLFGESPYNSSPDRPLQGTDTQPVDLMDDRTYRNDTNYADPQTDPNHQAISYRPVSDSQQPAQRSFEARGWTEAPSGGKRPGKQHRLQPNTRKFEMTGKAKEIGPTSNSYWGYSPKSNNLGTANRSPMMNGRNAVLRREPSDLELGEFREPFHEETPPSKKKFEKKNSFKHLENKQKDAEYWNSDFSGGKTSNKIPADLGKMSSPNNVDDRTRTHLRSTQPLDPPHPPRVDLNSQQNIVPEVSGKTKFAEAGMGRAASVEAYGDTSQKIPGNSVEQQHDPIRGVKPRATKQSKKQKPNRTSVSNDRQTVIGSYDSHQKKKLSSSDDTSCSFTKFEKDQPELKGPIRDISQYKEYVKEYQEKYESYCSLNKILESYRDEFSKLGKDLDTYKGRDMKKYNDILERIRSSFRQCGEKHKRLKNIFVVLYEELKHLKQMIKDYATSYKKD